In Halococcus saccharolyticus DSM 5350, one DNA window encodes the following:
- a CDS encoding DUF6691 family protein translates to MSASDARNPLFVPLIAVGGSLFGFGLAYSGMARPEVVLDFLQLQDLGLLFVMGGAAAVTGTVITLATRHLDHAPLTGDRYGKRERSFDRSVLLGGAVFGVGWGISGLCPGSAYASLGIGNYPILLGIAGMFLGAYAQGYWRAYRQETDRTATPSD, encoded by the coding sequence ATGAGCGCGAGCGATGCCCGAAACCCGCTGTTCGTGCCGCTGATCGCCGTTGGCGGATCGCTGTTCGGGTTCGGCCTCGCCTACAGCGGAATGGCGAGACCCGAGGTCGTCCTCGATTTCCTCCAGTTGCAGGACCTCGGCCTCCTCTTCGTGATGGGCGGGGCGGCAGCCGTCACTGGAACCGTCATCACGCTTGCGACGCGCCACCTCGACCATGCACCGCTCACCGGCGATCGCTACGGCAAACGCGAGCGATCCTTCGATCGCAGCGTGCTCCTCGGTGGAGCGGTCTTCGGCGTCGGCTGGGGGATTTCGGGCCTCTGTCCGGGCTCGGCGTACGCCAGCCTCGGCATCGGGAACTACCCGATCCTACTCGGGATTGCCGGGATGTTCCTCGGTGCGTACGCTCAGGGCTACTGGCGCGCGTATCGACAGGAAACCGATAGAACGGCCACACCGAGCGACTGA